Genomic DNA from Candidatus Stygibacter australis:
AGCCCATTCGCAAGGTCTTGGATGCGGGGAAATTTAACAGTCTAACGGGAAATAAATATCAAAAGTGAAATATTAATTGACGATTTTGGCAGTATTAAAGATTAATAAATCAGAGGATAAAATGTTAAAAAATTATATAATAATCCTGATAGTGATAATTATTGGAGTTTTACTGATGTCCTGTACAAGTCAGGTTCCCCGGTTTAAAGGTGAAAGCGCATTTCAAGTATTGAAAGATCAATGTGATCTGGGAGCAAGAGTTCCCGGCTCAGAAGAGATAGAGCTTTGCAGGGATTATATAATAGATAAACTTCACAAGTATGGGGCAGAGGTAAAACAGCAGAAATTTACAATTGATTATAAGGGAAAGGAAATAGCGGGAGTGAATATCACAGGCAGTTTTTATCCACGTCTGAGCCGGAGAATACTTCTGGGTGCACATTATGATACCAGACCCTGGGCAGATAAGGATGCTGATGAAACAAATCATACCAAGCCAGTTCTAGGAGCAAATGATGGAGCTTCAGGAGTAGCAGTATTACTTGAGATTGGCAGAATTTTATCAGAGACAATGCCCGAAGAATATGGTATTGATCTGGTCTTTTTTGATCTGGAAGATATGGGTACATATACAGAAGATGAGGGCTGGTGTCTGGGCTCACAATACTTTGCTGAGCACTGGGAGGGAGAAAAGCCTGAAAAGTCGATTGTAATAGATATGATAGGTGACAAAGATTTGAGGATTCCAATTGAGTATCACTCATATCATAATAGTCCGCTACTGGTGCGGGAAGTGTGGGATATAGCCTGGCAGCTGGGAATTAAGGAATTTGATAACCGGATAGATAATGCCATTAATGATGATCATTATTCTCTGATCAAAGCCGGGTTTGAGGCAATTGATATTATTGATTTTGAATATGGCTCCTGGCATACTGTAGAAGATACTCCTGATAAATGCTCCGCTGCTTCTCTGCAAGCAGTTGGACAGGTGCTGGTAAATCTGATTTACCAGAAATAAGATGTTCAGACCACAGGATTATTTCACGGTGAATGAACGCAAGATACTCACATTTGTATTGATAATGGTGTTTCTGGGCTTGGGGATCAAGTATTTGAGCTTATCTGCAGATGATGATGTATTTGAGGGAACTCTTAATGAAGTAAGTGATAATCGGACTCCGGTAGATATCAGAACTGCAGATACTGATGAACTCCAGAGCCTGCCGAGGATAGGACCAACACTGTCAGAACGAATACTTGCTTACAGGGCAGAGCATGGATTTGAGTGCATTGAAGACCTTGTGAAGGTGAAAGGGATAGGGGAAGTAACTCTGGAAAGGATAAGTCCCTATCTGGTAAAATTCGGAAAGTCAGCAGAAGAGATTGAGATAAAAGAGACGATAGAAAGGGACTCGATTTTTGATATAAACACTGCAAAACTGGAGGATTTTATCCAGTTGCCTGGGATCGGACCAGTGAAAGCACAACGAATTATTGACAGAAGAAGCGAGATAGGAAAGTTTAACAATGTGAATGAACTGATTGAAGTAAAGGGAATTGGTGAGAAAACTTTGGCAAAAATTTTGCCTTATATTAAATGCGAGGGTTAGAAATGGAAACAAAACCAACAGCGACACTGGCGAAACTATATGTTTCACAAGAGAAGTATGATTATGCACTGGCAATATATCTATATTTGCAGGATAAGGAAGGGAAAGATTACCAGGAACAGATCACTGAAGCAGTGTTGGAAATCTGCAAATCCCGCTGGGGTGAATATCATAAAAATGT
This window encodes:
- a CDS encoding M28 family peptidase, with translation MLKNYIIILIVIIIGVLLMSCTSQVPRFKGESAFQVLKDQCDLGARVPGSEEIELCRDYIIDKLHKYGAEVKQQKFTIDYKGKEIAGVNITGSFYPRLSRRILLGAHYDTRPWADKDADETNHTKPVLGANDGASGVAVLLEIGRILSETMPEEYGIDLVFFDLEDMGTYTEDEGWCLGSQYFAEHWEGEKPEKSIVIDMIGDKDLRIPIEYHSYHNSPLLVREVWDIAWQLGIKEFDNRIDNAINDDHYSLIKAGFEAIDIIDFEYGSWHTVEDTPDKCSAASLQAVGQVLVNLIYQK
- a CDS encoding ComEA family DNA-binding protein → MFRPQDYFTVNERKILTFVLIMVFLGLGIKYLSLSADDDVFEGTLNEVSDNRTPVDIRTADTDELQSLPRIGPTLSERILAYRAEHGFECIEDLVKVKGIGEVTLERISPYLVKFGKSAEEIEIKETIERDSIFDINTAKLEDFIQLPGIGPVKAQRIIDRRSEIGKFNNVNELIEVKGIGEKTLAKILPYIKCEG